TGCCCTCATCCCTGGTGTAGAACCCTCCTATGCCCCAGGTCCCTTGACCCAGGACTGGAACCTTCCAACCGGTCTTGCCCAGCTCCCTGTGTTCCACGCCTATACCTCAGATATGGTGGGATTTCTAGATTTCTGAATTAGTTCAGCATGGAGGAAAAAATTTTTTCACGATGCTGAACTAATCGCGGTGGTACGCGATACCTCTAGTACTGTGGTCGTATCGTCCTCTACTGAACCTTGGCCGCGGATTGTAGCGAAAGTGCTTCTACATGAGCCTTTCTGAGGAGATACGGGAGCGTATCTTTCGTTATATACGACGCCTCTATGGCAACGGCAAGTGCTTTCATGTAGGCGAGCGCTATGATGTGCGCCAAAGTTTCTCTGGTTACGTAGCCTACGTTCACGGCAAAGTTGAATGCATCCTTTACCGCCGACGCTATATCTTGCTTCACCTTGTCTAAATCTATGATTAACTCATCACCGGAGTAAATCCTACCTCCTTCGTAAGCCGCCTTGATGTTTATCCCCTTCAACACGGCCTTTATGTCTAACTTCATTAGAAGGCTAGCCAGGGCTGAAGATATCACGTCGCCCTTCTTCGCTACAAGTGTATCTTTAGCTATCCATATGCTGCCGCCATCTATCCTCGTCGGTATCCTCATCTTACCCAGCTCGCTCAGTATAGGGCCTGGCGGTATGCCCGTGTTGCACTCTGGAATTATAACGTCAACGTCAGCCTTTTCACCCGACTTCGCATGCATAAGCACTTTATTCTTTTGCAATATGAGTGCGAGCTTAAACGCCGATAGGTTGGTGAATATGAAACCGATGGGTCCAGTCTTATCTTCCACGAGGTTTTTTATTTGTGGCATGTTGGCTTTCTCAGCCGCTTTTACGAATAGTGTTTTCTTAGTTATCTTAAATACGCTATCTTGCCTAAGCTTTGCCCTAAGCTCATGTAGGACGCTTGCCCTTGCGCCCGTAAGCTCGAACACGGCGATCGTTGGATGCTTTTCTATATACTCCACAAGTTCGGCTAACTCGCGCTCCTTCCAAGCCTTGCCAGCCCTTTTCTTCAAGACTAAAGCCAAGTTATCTCACCAGCCCCCAACATACCGGCCTAACATGCTTCTCACCTACTTCTCCTCGATTTCAACCTTTACGGGCTCTCCCATGGTTTTTTTGACGTAGATGGATGCCAGGTTCCTGAATCTTTTCTCCAACTTTTCCACTATTCTGCTGATCACGGCCTCCGCATTTTCGGCCAGAGCCCTAGAGTCCATGCTTTCTATTCCAATACTGCAGCCGAGAGTCGGTCCTTTTCTCAACCTGAGGGTTACACTCCTCGAATACTTTTCTACGAACTTCTCGAGTTCCGTGCCTGGAGGTATGGGGATGGGCGCCTTCCCCTTCGCACCGAGCGCTGCGCCAAGCGCCTTCGCCGCTATGCTCATCATGGACGGGTCGACGAGAAAGTAGTCATAACTTCTCGCAAGCTTCTTTGCCATCTTCTTGTTACCTACTATAGCTTCCAAGTCTTCTTTTCCTAAAACCTTGTCCACGAGCGGTATCCTTTCTGCCCTAAGCGCTAGGTCACCAGATGCTATCACGCATATCCTTCTCTTTTTTCCAAGACCGTGCGGAAGTTCGATGGTTTCCGTAAACCTGTTTTCAGGTTTTGAGAGGTCCACGTCTTTGATGTTCAGGATTAGCTCAACCGATTGGACGAACTTTCTGGCGGGTGACTTCTTCGCCGCTTCTATTGCATCCAACAGCCTTGACGATATGGTTCTTAACAAGTTAACCACCTAACCTGCTATCGTAAAGACCTGAATCTATATCTTTAAGGACTTGTTTAGGCTCTTTGCCGTCGACCTTTATCCCCATACTCACGCACGTACCAACAACCTGCTTCAAGGCTGCTTTTAAGGTCTTGGCACGTAAGTCGGACATCTTTATCTTTGCTATCTTAATGGCAGAATCTATCGATATGTTGCCGATGTACTCTTTGCCAGGATTACCCGAACCTTTCCCGACTGCCGCCTCCTTTACTATTAAGGCCGCAACCGTTGGTGTTCCTACCTTAACCGAAAATTCCTTTGTATCTGTGTTAACAGTTATCTCGACTGGAACGCGCATGCCCATGAACTCTGCAGTAACCTCGTTTATCTTTTCCACAACCATGAGTACGTTCAACCCAAGCGGTCCTAAGGATGAACCTATGGGAGGCCCTGCCGTGGCCTTGCCTCCTTCTATGATGAACTTGAAGTGTTTTTCGGGCATGCCTAACTCACACCCCCTCCTTTCTGTGAAGAAAGTATTCTTATTTGGTCAGCTGACACCGATATCGGCAGGGGGAATGCTGCCTCCGACAACTCAACAGTAACCTCCTTCTTGGCCTTATCGACCCTTATGACTTTGCCAGTTATCCCTTTCAGCGGGCCTGCGGTTATCTCGACTGTGTCGCCTTCCGAAAGCATGTCTATTACGGGTTTCTCGACCAGGTGGTTAGATATTTCCTTTATATCTATTGGAATAGCAGGTCTACTCTTTACGTGTCTGATCCCTTGTAGGAGAGCGTTTATCACTTCCTTGTTCTTTGCTTCAACAAAGATGTAACCCTTGATATCTGGGAGCGTTAGGATAGAGGCTACCTCGGCGTTCTCGCCCCTTATCCTGCCCTCCAGTATTCTGGCTACATTTCTCTCTTGTCCTACCGTCGTCTTTATTGCGAACAGCTTATACTTCTCCACACTCAAACCTCAGCATCTCCGAGCCTTAATGCACGTCGGACTTTTAATTACCTCCTTTAACCAAGCCGTCCTTAAATATCTATTTTTTGCCTACCTAATGTCCTTTGATGTTAGATCGTCTGGAGGGCTAGGGCCACAAACCTTACTATAAAGGCGATCACGCCTAGCAAGACTATGCCCAGGAACGTGATCTTTAAAGCTGTTATAAACTCGGCCCTAGTGGGCTTCTTAGCCACTTTCATGAGTGTCTTTACAGATTTAAAGAACTCGATAAGCTTCATGTTTTTCACCGGTCTTCTCTATAACGTACGATATATCTTTTTTCTAAAAGATTTTCCTACCTCGTAAAGATAGAGCCTGTGGAGCCTTCCATCCTCCGCGGAGACTTTGCTCACGAAGACTAACGGCTCCCATCCTGGGACCGAAAAGTCATGGGTGATGATCTTCGCTCCGGGTTTGGAGTAAAGCTCAAGCTTCGGCTTTAGGATTCTTAAAGCGTCGCTTGTCAAGTATAACGTTATGACGTCTGCCGGGCTAACGTCAAACTTGAACAAATCTCCTCTTACTATTCTGAAGTTCCTGATGCCCTTTTCTATTAACTTGTTATAGGCATAGCTCGCCAGTAGAGGGTTAGACTCCACACCTACGACGGAACACTCGTAGTTGCTAGCCGCTTCTACTAATATCCTTCCATCGCCGCAGCCCAGGTCGACGAGAATCTGCCCTTCTTTAGGACTCACGAGCTCTAGCATTAACTTAACCACATCGACCGGTGATGGATAAAACGGTATCTTCAGAGAAGCGCTCTTTTTGGAAATATGCGAATAGGACATAATCCGCGTATAATTGAACGGGAGTACCTGGATTAAAATTTTCTTCCATCCCCAAGCAGATACAACAACAGAGCAGCCTCAGTATATAGTCTGTTAGCAGCCTGTTGCCAAACTACTGACCTTTCACCGTCGATCACAGACGCCTCTACCTCCTCCCCTCTATGTGCAGGCAAGCAGTGCATGAATATCGCATCCGGCTTAGCTAGGGACATCAACTTTTCCGTCACTTTGTACTTCGGATAAAAAACCTTCAACCTTCTTTCCCTCTCGTCCTCTTGACCCATGGAAACGAATACGTCGGTGTAGATAACGTCAGCACCCCTCACAGCATCCTCTGGGTTTTCCGTCAGCTCTATCGAACTCCCAGACTTCTTTGCCCACTCCCTAGCTTGCGTTATTACTATTTCTGACGGCTGATACTCCTTGGGTGATGCCACCGATATTCTGACACCAAGTAGCGAACATGCTTGGATAAGAGAATTACAAACGTTATTTCCATCACCGACATAAGCGACTTTCACATCATGTATGTTGCCCTTTAACTCCTTGATGGTCATGACGTCGGCGAGTGCTTGACAAGGATGGAATTTATCGCTTAAGGCATTGATTACTGGAACCGAGCTATATTTTACCATCTCGGAAAGCGTCTCATGTTTGTAGACTCTTGCAACGACAGCATCCACATAGGCTGATAGAACGCGCATGGTATCGCTTAACGGTTCTCCTCTGCTCAGTTGCATTTCGTTAACGTTGAGCGGTATGCTTTCACCACCAAGTTTCGTTATTGCAACTTGGAATGATACTCTAGTCCTAGTAGATGGTTTTTCAAAAATCAAAACCACAGACTTGCCAGATAGTGGTTTGTTGTCGGGATATCCTTTCTTCTTAAAATTTATAGCCATGTCTATCATGTAAAGTATCTCTTCTGCAGCGTATCCCTCAAAGTCCAAAAAATGTCTAACCATGTCCCAAAATCGTATTACACATCAATATTTAAGCGTACTAACTAGTGATACACCGGTAACCTTATCTTAATTATCGTCTACAGTGTAACGTGACATAGGGGGCGATTCTTATATCTGTCGATGAGGAAGGTAGGACACTTGATAGGATATTGGAAGCATTGGCATCGCCCATAAGGATTGAGATGCTTAAGCAGCTCTCAAAACAAGATATGAACTACACAGAATTAATACGCTCGGTAGGTATGAACCCGCAGAAGGATGCAGGAAAATTTTCTTACCACTTAAAGAAGTTATTTAGTTCAAAACTAATAAGAATTAACGAGAAGACAAAACTTTACGAGCTTTCACACAGCGGCAGGATAACGCTTGAAGCAATAGAACAAGTAAAGAGGAAACTAGCCGGCTCAGATTTGCTAATCGTCCGACGTAGTGAATGCTCGATAGAGCCATTCGATAAAAATAAGATAGTGAATGCTTTGGTTAAGGAAGCAGGAATGCCAGCAAAGCTTGCTCACAAAATTGCGTGCATTGTTGAAGAAAAGCTTCTTGACCTTAGAATAGATTATCTCTCCGCTCCTTTAATCAGGGAGCTTGTAAATTCCGTTTTGATAGACCAGGGTTTGGAGAAGTATAGGCACAAATTAACAAGAGTAGGGATGCCAATTTACGACGTCACCCAGACAATCAAGAATGCATCAAAGCAAGGTGGAACAAACATTGTCGTGAAGACTGCGGCAAACTCGGTTTTAAAGGAGTACGTCTTACTTAATGTGCTACCAAGAAACGTAGCCGATGCTCACCTTTCTGGGACAATAGACATTTGCTTTCTAGAATCATGGGCCACCTCAGTTTACGGTAAGGTATACGATGTGAATATGCTAAATAAAGCTGAAAGTAATGTAGACGTATGCGAGACGCTTACAGCAAGTATCATGGAAGATATATTTGCCGTGGAGAAGGAGTTCATTCTTCATAATCTTGAAGACGTTATAGCTAACAAAAAATTATTAAAACAGATTACCTCGGCACTCCTAAAAATCTCCTCTTTGAGAACATTTGAAGAGCATAAATTTGTTATCAACATCGCTGAGGACCTGGAATATATGAAAGACTTTATGGAGGCTTTTGACAAACATCAAAAGAATAACGTTTCCATCGTGGTAGGTAAAGATTTAATCGAAAAGGTGTCCGCGCATTACGTTTCCAAGGACAGTCTTGAGCTAATATTCACAAATAGTTCTAAATCAGAGGTCTTGGCTAGTAATGGATACAAAGTCTCCATTAAGGATTCAGAAAACTTTCAGCGTTTTCTATGCGGTGTGGCTGCAGTTAACGTGCCAAGGTTGGCGCTACAATGTGCGGGTAGCGAAGAAGAATTCATGGAGTCTTTGAGGAGGACGGTACAACTCGTCATAACAGCCTTCATAAAGAAGATGAATCTAACAAATACGCTTTATGGGGATGTAAACATCAAACACCACTTCGTAATATCGCCATGCGGCATGTTCGAAGCAATAAAGTGTTTAACGGGAGAGTATCCGACCAGTGGTTCTTCGGATATCCTGCTGAATGTGTTGAGGGAGATGGTTAAGTTAGCATTGAAGAGTTCTAAGAAGGGCTTTCAGATAGGTGTCACCAATACCTGTCCACTACAATCTTCTAAGAGGATGATAAAATCCGATATTGACAAATTCGGATTTAAAAAAATATCAAGCCTATCACCCTATTCAGTTACGTCCAACTTTGTCTATTCGACTACTATCGTGCCCTACGATATGAAAATGCCGCAGGAAGATAGGCTACAGTTCGAGACAAAAGTTGCCAAAGTTTTGAACGGCGGTTACATGGTGATGCTGTCCAAACCTTCAAAGGATAAAAATATTCAAGAATCCGTTGAGCTTGCCAAGAAGTACTTAGAAGAAGGCTGCGATTCTTTAAAATTCATTTAGACTTCAGTAAGAGTATGGCCTTTGCCAAGTCTCCGCCTACTTCTATGAGCGCCCTCTTCGCCTCTTCCTCAGATACGCCTGCCTGTAGTGCTACGATTGTTATGTCTTCCGGTGAAGGCTCATAGGTCTGAACTCTGGCCTCACTTATGGCGGCCTTTTTTTCAGAAACTTCGCCCCCTATGATCTGGTAGACTTTTTCTTCACCGACCTGCAAAACTACGACAGTCGGATCCTTTATTACTACCTCCTTGTCCGGCAAGCGGATCAGCACTTCCTTAGCAACGTTTTGCTCCGTCACGTCGAGACCCAAACTACTGAGCAGCTTTGATTGCATCCTTCTAAGCTCGCGCGAACTCAGCTTCCTCATAATTTTCACCCCTAACCTTTCTAACCCTCACAGCAAGACCCCGTTTAAACCTACCCATCTCACAACCACTAATTACGGCCCTACCCACCGCCAATACCTCGCCCTTATCATTTTCTATGATAACCTCCTCGCCGGGTAAAATTTTTGGGTCAGCCTGAAGAACATGTTTAGAAAATAGAGACCTCCCCCCTCTGATGAATCTAATAGCATCGTTTGATGCAACGACTTTAAACCTGCCGGATGGTAGCAAAGCCCTTAACCTCATAGCGCCTTCAATCGTTAAGGCTATTAAACCATCGTTACTCCTAACGGTCGCCAAAAGCTTACCGTTTAAGTAGATCCTCTTGGGTTTGCCTGTACGTTTTGACACCTCAACCACAGTGCCGTCCGGGAAAAGCTGCTCGCCTACGTTCGCACCAAATTGATAATTTGAAATCGCCCTGACTACGTCCAACAAATCAACTACCCTCTATCCTGAACGATTTAACCAAGCTGAGCCTCTTCAGCTTTTCGGCCAGGTAATTAGGCGCCTCGACCTTCAACTCTATGAACCCGTTGTCGTATCTCAACTCTAAAACGTTCGATCTCTTATATATCTCTGACAAAACTTTTGCAGAACTTTCGTCGCTCCCGTCTAATTTGGCCGTTGCGACCACGTAATTTCCCATCATCGAAGCTATAGTTTGCTCCAAAATGTCTATGTTAGTACGGTACAGGGCCGATATCATTACGTAGGGTAGTGTCAAGCCAAGCCTTTCAACCTTTTTTTCAGCATCGCCCACGAGGTCTATCTTATTTAGTACGATGAGCATCGGTATGGAGTGAGCTCCTATTGAACCCAAAGTTTCTAATGAATATGCGATCTTTTCCTTGATGGTCTCTACGGGTTCCGAAAGATCTGCGACCAAAAGTATTAAGTCAGAGAACAGAATCTCGCTCAGCGTAGAGTGAAACGCGTCGATGAGCATTGAAGGCAAGTTTTTGATGAATCCAACAGTATCTGATAAGAATGCACTCCTGCCCTTTATCTTGACGAGCCTGACCGTCGTAGATAGTGTGGTAAAGAGTCTGTTATCAACGGGCACGTTCTCTGATGCTAGTACGTTAAAGAGCGTCGATTTACCCGCATTAGTATAGCCAACGAGCGATATCGTTGGAATTCCGTACTTTTCCCTTCGAAGTCTGAACAACTCGCGTCTTTTCTTTATGCTGGCCAGCTTGTTAGTCAATGTATGTATTCTTCTGTTAATCTCGTTGTAGTAAACGTCAGCCTCATAAGCACCTAGTCCATGGAAGCCTGGTTGCTCCCCCATTTTCGCAAGCCGGACTTTTTCCCTGGCCCTCGAGAGCTCATACTTCAGCTCCGCTAGCTTGATTTGCAGCTTAGCCTCTTTTGATGAAGCGTGGAGAGAAAATATCTCAAGTATCAACTGGATTCTCGACATTACAGGGACGCCGAGGGCTTTTGCTAGATTATATTCTTGGACGGTCTTTATATCGTTCTCGAAGATTACCTTTTCTATGTTGAACTTTTTGATGGCTTTCTTTAACTCCTCCAACTTCCCCGGACCGATGTTATACTTCGGGTGCGGATAGCGACTTTGCACGAGCTCGTATACCACTTCATAACCAGCAGTCAGGCATAACTCTCTAAGCTCGTCCAAGTTTGGCTTCTCGCCAGGCTGTACGCGATGAATTATCGCTACCCTCAAAGGCTTATGTGTAGTACTTCTATGAGTTATATCAACTTTCCCTCTCTTCTGCTCCGAGTTTCTTCAAAACGTCGCCTAGCGTATACCCGCTAGGTTGCGGTTTGTTGAGGAACGGCCCATAATGGTAATCCTCCATCACCTCTTCTATTATCTGGATCTTCAAAAATTTCTCGAGCCTTCTAGCAAGCTCGATAGATGGTTTGACCTCTCCCTGCTCAATTTTCTTGATTAGTGTTACTTTTTCGTTTAATTGTGCGGCAAGCTCTTCTTGTGACAAACCCATGCGCTCCCTTGCATTTCTTATCCTTACGTGGAACCCCTCCACGTAATCGATCTTTTCCGTAGGCATAAGGCCTTTTTGGGCCACACCCCTCTTAGGTTCAGCCCTTTTTTGAGGCTTAGAAACCATGCTGATTCACTAAAAGTACTCAAAACGCCCTAATATATTTATGCGAGAATCATCGATGTGTTAGGATTAAACGCTTAATTTTAACGGTAGGTGTGTAAAGTTCGTATGATCTTCGTGGATAGTAAAGAGGCGTCAAAAAGTAAGAAAGTACTCGATATGCTGACGAGCGTACTGGGCCAACAGGTTGGTGTAAAAAACCTAGAGGTTGGAGATTATCTCCTTGACGGCACCGAGGGTATGGCCGTCATCGAGAGGAAAACCATAACAGATTTGCTAAGTTCTTTGAAACCTGATGAATCGGGCCGTGGAAGGATATGGTCCCAGTTAGATAGGTTCTCCGAGATGAACTCCTTCGAAAAGATTCTGGTAATCGAGGGATGGCTGGGCGCGATAAGAAGGATGACAGAATGGAATGAGGCCAGCGTCTACAGGGCGATAGAGAGCATTCAGAGGAGTTACGAGATAGTGGTCGTTCATACACCAGATTGGAAAGGGACTGGAGCCTATGTGATAGCAAAATATAAAAGCCTCTTGGAGAAACCGGAGCCAAGGGACATAAGACTTCGGGCAAGCTCTGTTTCTATGACGCCGGAACAACAAGCACTCTACGTAGTGGAGGGGCTTCCAAGGGTTGGACCTAGCCTAGCCAAGGCTCTTCTCAAGACTTATGGGTCCGTGAAGAACGTATTCGACTCGTTGGCCTCGAAGCCCGTTGAACTCTTGAGGGATGAGGTTGCTAAGTTTTTGGGCAGAAAACCCCCAGAGGCTGTTATAAAGAATGCTAAGGATATTATCGTAAGAGAAGTAAAGTTAGAAGAATAGGTTCAAGGGCTGAATATGTGTTATCTAGGCTAAACTAAGTTACCGAGTAGCAGCGACGCTACAGTAGCGACTGTGATTATAAGTAAGGTTTCGAGTGATATTTTCTTCCAACTCACTCGAGATTTCTTAGAGCGGTATCTGATGAGGTACGCATTCATTAAACCGACGATCATAAGCGCCATTATGATATTCGCTGGTTTTGGCATAATTATGTATACGGTAATAGGTATGCTGCCTGCCAAAAAAGTAGTCGCGCCGCATATGAGCGCGGCATAAAAATTAGACAGCCTTACTTCCTTATGGAGCAACATGAACAGTCTCTTGACCAACATGAGGGACTTATTACGTTCATTTTTGTCAGGAATGTCACTCAAGCTGAACCTCATCAAAATTTGAATGGACCTTATGTCCGCTAAATCCTCCGTTATTCCACCTAAGAGAAAACTCGAGAAGTTCGTTATGGCTACCGCTACCAGCGTTAGAAGAGCCGCGAATGTTGTGGCGTTAGCAATTAGCCCAGACAGGAAAACGGAAAGGACTACGACAAGTCCTGCCACGGACCCGTCTACGAGACCGGCTACGACTTCAAGTATAGGTTCCCTTTTCAACAAAAGGTTCCTCCATTCCTTACCCAGCTTTAGACCTTGAAGCGTCGGTCGGATGTAATCGCCCTCTTCGACTATCAACCCTTCAGAAACCATCTCTTTTAATGCCTTATCCAAGTCACTCGCTTCTACGCAGACATGGTCAGCACAAATTTCATCAATGCGTTTTTTGAGGAGAGCCTTATGCGTACTTGATCCTCTTTTCAAGTTTAATAGAATAAACACTTTTATAACATCGGGCAATTCTTGAACTTCAAAGGACACTCAGCGCTTCACCGCTCGCATTTTAGTGGATATGTTTATCGACCTAATAACCCTTCTGCCCTCTGTATAGGCGTCGTTCGCTGGAGATTTGTTAAAAATACCGCCCCAAATTTTTCTTACTTTTAATTCATCATGTACAATTTCCAAGCGAGGCCAGCACGACAAATTCGCGTAACAGTTTTAAATTCCCATCACGTTTCACACTTTAAACCTACGACATAAGAGGCTGGCGTAGATTGAATAAGGTGCGTATGCGGAGCAAGCTTTCAGAAGTCTTAGGTATTCCATGGATAAGGTCATCACTAATTTTGGGTGGGATACTTGCGGCCGTAGGTATAACATTGATTCTGGTCTTCAAGCTTTTGAACCTCGGAAGCTCTTCATTCATTATGGACATAAAGAGTCTCGTTGTAGAGTATGGACTCGTAGGTATATTCATGGCCACGATACTGGCAGGTACCGTCGTACCAGTCGGGAGCCCGGCACTTGTCGTAGCCGCAGCATCTTTCGGCATTCATCCTATGATTTTAACGATTGTCGCCACAGCCGGCTTCACAGTGGGT
The window above is part of the Aigarchaeota archaeon genome. Proteins encoded here:
- a CDS encoding 50S ribosomal protein L10 — translated: MALVLKKRAGKAWKERELAELVEYIEKHPTIAVFELTGARASVLHELRAKLRQDSVFKITKKTLFVKAAEKANMPQIKNLVEDKTGPIGFIFTNLSAFKLALILQKNKVLMHAKSGEKADVDVIIPECNTGIPPGPILSELGKMRIPTRIDGGSIWIAKDTLVAKKGDVISSALASLLMKLDIKAVLKGINIKAAYEGGRIYSGDELIIDLDKVKQDIASAVKDAFNFAVNVGYVTRETLAHIIALAYMKALAVAIEASYITKDTLPYLLRKAHVEALSLQSAAKVQ
- a CDS encoding 50S ribosomal protein L1, with the protein product MVNLLRTISSRLLDAIEAAKKSPARKFVQSVELILNIKDVDLSKPENRFTETIELPHGLGKKRRICVIASGDLALRAERIPLVDKVLGKEDLEAIVGNKKMAKKLARSYDYFLVDPSMMSIAAKALGAALGAKGKAPIPIPPGTELEKFVEKYSRSVTLRLRKGPTLGCSIGIESMDSRALAENAEAVISRIVEKLEKRFRNLASIYVKKTMGEPVKVEIEEK
- a CDS encoding 50S ribosomal protein L11 codes for the protein MPEKHFKFIIEGGKATAGPPIGSSLGPLGLNVLMVVEKINEVTAEFMGMRVPVEITVNTDTKEFSVKVGTPTVAALIVKEAAVGKGSGNPGKEYIGNISIDSAIKIAKIKMSDLRAKTLKAALKQVVGTCVSMGIKVDGKEPKQVLKDIDSGLYDSRLGG
- a CDS encoding transcription elongation factor Spt5; this encodes MEKYKLFAIKTTVGQERNVARILEGRIRGENAEVASILTLPDIKGYIFVEAKNKEVINALLQGIRHVKSRPAIPIDIKEISNHLVEKPVIDMLSEGDTVEITAGPLKGITGKVIRVDKAKKEVTVELSEAAFPLPISVSADQIRILSSQKGGGVS
- a CDS encoding protein translocase SEC61 complex subunit gamma, which translates into the protein MKLIEFFKSVKTLMKVAKKPTRAEFITALKITFLGIVLLGVIAFIVRFVALALQTI
- a CDS encoding methyltransferase domain-containing protein — protein: MSYSHISKKSASLKIPFYPSPVDVVKLMLELVSPKEGQILVDLGCGDGRILVEAASNYECSVVGVESNPLLASYAYNKLIEKGIRNFRIVRGDLFKFDVSPADVITLYLTSDALRILKPKLELYSKPGAKIITHDFSVPGWEPLVFVSKVSAEDGRLHRLYLYEVGKSFRKKIYRTL
- the argF gene encoding ornithine carbamoyltransferase, which encodes MVRHFLDFEGYAAEEILYMIDMAINFKKKGYPDNKPLSGKSVVLIFEKPSTRTRVSFQVAITKLGGESIPLNVNEMQLSRGEPLSDTMRVLSAYVDAVVARVYKHETLSEMVKYSSVPVINALSDKFHPCQALADVMTIKELKGNIHDVKVAYVGDGNNVCNSLIQACSLLGVRISVASPKEYQPSEIVITQAREWAKKSGSSIELTENPEDAVRGADVIYTDVFVSMGQEDERERRLKVFYPKYKVTEKLMSLAKPDAIFMHCLPAHRGEEVEASVIDGERSVVWQQAANRLYTEAALLLYLLGDGRKF
- a CDS encoding nascent polypeptide-associated complex protein, whose translation is MRKLSSRELRRMQSKLLSSLGLDVTEQNVAKEVLIRLPDKEVVIKDPTVVVLQVGEEKVYQIIGGEVSEKKAAISEARVQTYEPSPEDITIVALQAGVSEEEAKRALIEVGGDLAKAILLLKSK
- a CDS encoding pseudouridine synthase, with amino-acid sequence MLDVVRAISNYQFGANVGEQLFPDGTVVEVSKRTGKPKRIYLNGKLLATVRSNDGLIALTIEGAMRLRALLPSGRFKVVASNDAIRFIRGGRSLFSKHVLQADPKILPGEEVIIENDKGEVLAVGRAVISGCEMGRFKRGLAVRVRKVRGENYEEAEFARA
- the hflX gene encoding GTPase HflX; translated protein: MRVAIIHRVQPGEKPNLDELRELCLTAGYEVVYELVQSRYPHPKYNIGPGKLEELKKAIKKFNIEKVIFENDIKTVQEYNLAKALGVPVMSRIQLILEIFSLHASSKEAKLQIKLAELKYELSRAREKVRLAKMGEQPGFHGLGAYEADVYYNEINRRIHTLTNKLASIKKRRELFRLRREKYGIPTISLVGYTNAGKSTLFNVLASENVPVDNRLFTTLSTTVRLVKIKGRSAFLSDTVGFIKNLPSMLIDAFHSTLSEILFSDLILLVADLSEPVETIKEKIAYSLETLGSIGAHSIPMLIVLNKIDLVGDAEKKVERLGLTLPYVMISALYRTNIDILEQTIASMMGNYVVATAKLDGSDESSAKVLSEIYKRSNVLELRYDNGFIELKVEAPNYLAEKLKRLSLVKSFRIEGS
- a CDS encoding multiprotein-bridging factor 1 family protein, which codes for MVSKPQKRAEPKRGVAQKGLMPTEKIDYVEGFHVRIRNARERMGLSQEELAAQLNEKVTLIKKIEQGEVKPSIELARRLEKFLKIQIIEEVMEDYHYGPFLNKPQPSGYTLGDVLKKLGAEERES
- a CDS encoding VTT domain-containing protein; its protein translation is MRMRSKLSEVLGIPWIRSSLILGGILAAVGITLILVFKLLNLGSSSFIMDIKSLVVEYGLVGIFMATILAGTVVPVGSPALVVAAASFGIHPMILTIVATAGFTVGMVVNYALAYGLGRPFVVKKLGMERLEEISALWNRWGWIIYVLFGIIPVLPVEFLALFCGLIKAQFDRFLILSFIPRLIVFTLLSYFGIQLGQWLEIM